The following are from one region of the Arachis duranensis cultivar V14167 chromosome 10, aradu.V14167.gnm2.J7QH, whole genome shotgun sequence genome:
- the LOC107470941 gene encoding uncharacterized protein LOC107470941, with protein sequence MKPSSTTEPTKSTATISITSLSPQNEDHQQHNVPLLMQQPCYARSKPISSDELRNLRIILKWCALDHSYCFGRIISYALFVVLAMAAPLLISIFIGVSHSASIDDPFKFNKLVQLPESALALIAFFTLSRFFRRYGLRQLLFLDILQDDSMYVRRGYTRELEKAFKYLSFIILPSFFVQLAHKILLFTTANGGQFPLNSILFLLVLVSWVYRTGVFLLMCVLFRLTCELQILRFEGLKKLFEGCGDGCNNEASVIFREHVRIRRQLWVTSHRYRFFIIGCLVTISVSQLAALLLVLESKSHKTFFNSGDLVICSAVQLSGFLLCLVSAARITHRAQGIVSIATKWHMLVTNASAESEQFKAQMIPPECDSDSDSDSHSEGIYISVASQQRPSSSFQTRQALVTYLQHNYGGITVFGFLLDRGLLYTLFAFEFSLVMWILSKVVVLS encoded by the exons ATGAAGCCATCATCAACCACTGAACCAACCAAATCCACCGCCACCATTTCCATTACCTCTCTCTCTCCACAAAACGAAGATCATCAACAACACAACGTTCCATTGCTCATGCAGCAGCCATGTTATGCAAGATCAAAGCCTATAAGCTCGGATGAACTTCGAAACCTTCGAATCATTCTTAAGTGGTGTGCTCTTGATCACTCTTATTGCTTTGGAAGAATAATTTCTTATGCGTTGTTCGTCGTCCTCGCAATGGCTGCACCTCTCCTCATCTCAATCTTTATCGGTGTATCTCACTCTGCTTCCATTGATGATCCCTTCAAATTCAACAAGCTTGTTCAGTTACCGGAATCGGCCCTTGCTTTAATCGCCTTCTTCACTCTCTCCCGTTTCTTCCGAAG GTATGGCCTTAGGCAACTTCTATTCTTAGACATCTTACAAGATGACTCAATGTACGTTCGACGTGGCTACACACGGGAGCTTGAGAAGGCATTTAAATACTTATCATTCATAATATTACCTTCATTCTTTGTACAACTGGCACACAAGATCCTCCTCTTCACGACGGCTAACGGTGGTCAGTtccctctaaattcaatactCTTCCTTCTAGTCCTTGTTTCATGGGTTTACAGAACAGGGGTGTTCTTGTTAATGTGTGTGCTATTCAGGCTAACATGTGAGCTTCAGATTCTAAGATTTGAAGGGCTTAAGAAGCTATTTGAAGGTTGTGGAGATGGTTGTAATAATGAAGCAAGTGTGATATTTAGGGAACATGTTAGGATTAGGAGGCAGTTATGGGTTACAAGTCATAGGTATAGGTTCTTTATAATTGGTTGCTTGGTTACTATCAGTGTTAGCCAGTTGGCTGctttgttgcttgttttggaaTCCAAATCTCACAAGACTTTCTTCAATTCTGGTGATCTTGTG ATTTGTTCAGCTGTGCAGCTAAGTGGATTTTTGCTCTGTCTAGTAAGTGCAGCAAGAATCACACACAGGGCTCAAGGGATAGTCTCAATTGCCACAAAATGGCACATGTTGGTGACTAATGCTTCTGCTGAATCAGAGCAATTTAAAGCTCAAATGATACCACCAGAGtgtgattctgattctgattctgattctcaTTCTGAGGGCATATACATATCAGTAGCCTCTCAACAGagaccttcttcttccttccaaaCAAGGCAAGCTTTAG TGACATATTTGCAGCATAACTATGGAGGGATAACGGTATTTGGGTTCCTACTTGATCGAGGATTGCTTTATACTTTGTTTGCGTTTGAATTCTCTTTGGTCATGTGGATTCTTAGCAAGGTCGTTGTCTTATCTTAA